From Chiroxiphia lanceolata isolate bChiLan1 chromosome 11, bChiLan1.pri, whole genome shotgun sequence, the proteins below share one genomic window:
- the LOC116792394 gene encoding LOW QUALITY PROTEIN: dnaJ homolog subfamily B member 6-like (The sequence of the model RefSeq protein was modified relative to this genomic sequence to represent the inferred CDS: inserted 2 bases in 1 codon), with amino-acid sequence MIPCEDIVFPTGTANPGNRNRCRIILDLIIKFSSSGLHLSDKNLRNKEEAEKKFKEILEAHEXLSDPQKQLLYDESVEENRVNGRWATWSHNNTKVINGKTITTWPILENGHERKEVEEDGQLKSVKINGTEILNS; translated from the exons ATGATTCCCTGTGAGGATATTGTATTTCCCACAGGAACGGCAAATCCAGGGAACAGAAACAGATGCAGGATAATCCTGGACTTGATCATCAAGTTCAGCTCCTCAGGGCTGCACTTGTCCGATAAGAACCTCAGGAACAAGGAGGAAGCTGagaagaaattcaaagaaattttgGAAGCACACGA TTTATCTGACCCTCAGAAGCAATTGCTGTATGACGAGTCTGTTGAGGAGAACAGAGTCAATGGACG TTGGGCCACATGGTCCCACAACAATACTAAAGTGATCAATGGCAAGACAATCACCACCTGGCCAATCCTTGAGAATGGGCATGAGAGAAAGGAAGTGGAAGAAGATGGCCAGCTGAAGTCTGTGAAAATCAATGGGACAGAGATCCTGAATTCTTAA